A window from Theobroma cacao cultivar B97-61/B2 chromosome 3, Criollo_cocoa_genome_V2, whole genome shotgun sequence encodes these proteins:
- the LOC108661092 gene encoding 60S acidic ribosomal protein P1-like: MATSELACSYAAMILHDDGNSITAEKIATVVKKANVAVESYWPSLFAKLLEKKSVDDLIMNVGSAGGGAPVAVAPSAGAGAAAAPAAEEKKEEPKEESDDDMGFSLFD; this comes from the exons ATGGCCACCAGTGAACTCGCCTGCTCTTACGCTGCTATGATCCTCCACGACGATGGAAACTCAATCACC GCGGAGAAGATAGCGACTGTGGTGAAGAAGGCGAACGTGGCCGTCGAATCTTACTGGCCAAGTCTTTTCGCCAAGCTCCTTGAGAAGAAGAGCGTCGATGATCTTATCATGAACGTTGGTTCCGCTGGTGGTGGCGCCCCTGTTGCTGTTGCTCCTTCCGCTGGCGCCGGTGCCGCCGCTGCCCCCGCTGctgaagagaaaaaggaagaaccaAAGGAAGAGAGTGATGATGACATGGGATTCAGCTTGTTTGATTAG
- the LOC18605853 gene encoding serine/arginine-rich splicing factor SR34A, which yields MSGHFSRTIYVGNLPSDIKEWEVEDLFYKYGRILDIELKIPPRPPCYCFVEFENSRDAEDAIRGRDGYNFDGCRLRVELAHGGRGQSSSDRRGGYDGGKAKFGISRHSEYRVIVRGLPSSASWQDLKDHMRKAGDVCFAEISRDSDGTFGIVDYTNYDDMKYAVRKLDDTEFRNPWARAYIRVKRYEGSPSRSQSRSRSRSRSVRRDRSKSRERSLSKSPVKSRSASPVKSSRARSRSRSRSGSPDKARSVSH from the exons ATGAGTGGTCACTTCTCTCGCACAATCTATGTTGGCAACCTACCCTCTGATATTAAAGAATGGGAGGTTGAAGATCTGTTCTACAAG TATGGTCGTATTTTGGATATCGAATTGAAGATTCCACCACGCCCTCCATGTTATTGTTTTGTGGAG TTTGAGAATTCCCGGGATGCTGAAGATGCAATCAGGGGTCGAGATGGTTATAACTTTGATGGTTGTCGTTTGAGG GTTGAGCTTGCTCATGGTGGTAGAGGACAATCCTCCAGTGATCGTCGGGGTGGGTACGATGGGGGTAAAGCTAAGTTTGGCATCTCACGCCATTCTGAATATCGAG TTATTGTTCGTGGGCTCCCTTCTTCTGCCTCCTGGCAAGATTTGAAG GATCACATGCGAAAAGCTGGCGATGTGTGTTTTGCTGAAATTTCGCGTGACAGTGATG GGACATTTGGTATTGTTGATTATACCAATTATGATGACATGAAATATGCT GTCCGTAAACTTGATGATACTGAGTTTAGAAATCCCTGGGCAAGAGCTTATATTCGG GTGAAGAGATATGAGGGCAGTCCATCCAGGAGTCAAAGTCGAAGCCGCAGCAGAAGCCGGAGCGTTAGAAGAGACCGGAG TAAATCACGGGAACGATCTCTGTCCAAATCACCAGTTAAGTCCAGATCTGCATCTCCTGTTAAGTCATCCAG AGCAAGATCAAGATCAAGGTCAAGGTCAGGATCACCGGATAAG GCACGATCGGTTAGCCACTGA
- the LOC18605854 gene encoding 60S acidic ribosomal protein P1 — protein MATSELACTYAALILHDDRIPITAEKIVTLVKTAKVPVESYWPSLFTKLLAKRNIDDIIMNVGSGGDGTPVAAAASVGTGAGAAAASTPAVEEKKEEDKEETDDDIGFGLFDD, from the exons ATGGCCACCAGTGAACTTGCCTGCACTTACGCCGCTTTGATCCTCCACGACGATAGAATCCCAATCACG GCGGAGAAGATTGTGACTTTGGTAAAAACAGCGAAGGTGCCCGTCGAATCTTACTGGCCAAGTCTTTTCACCAAGCTTCTTGCAAAGAGGAATATCGATGATATCATCATGAATGTTGGTTCCGGTGGTGATGGTACCCctgttgctgctgctgcttcCGTTGGTACTGGTGCTGGTGCTGCTGCCGCCTCAACCCCTGCTGTCGaggagaaaaaggaagaagataaGGAAGAGACTGATGATGACATAGGGTTCGGCTTGTTTGATGATTAG